A genomic segment from Arcobacter acticola encodes:
- the ciaB gene encoding invasion protein CiaB, with translation MNKENFLNDLQKIYDFLNEQKNQTNKIITHLENEEFDKLQIINDFAKTLGLEMTKDLRFALVTRLVGLRDDSLVQVLKKLEKNEKEIIELQEKAYNFVKEYWHENHTKLIDLIVQNKLLTPFYQEIFIGVYNVGLQMSAWQTTWTSHIINGINKELLAKFDGNEEKVMEYLENEKLLDLGHGGIIADRCYSALVKDGDKYKSQAYIKAFKKETTEVVDALEEFADKLIELEDDIYNQKWDYVLYIQALIKAFSEDRTDELVSKWADVDRAWMKIKTPIQIGHPLEYYEDHFRKAVALEWDIRLTNPKFAQNDHRVNKIKDSFTKIYNSFESNEKYEKIYNFSLKSLDKVQLYVGRPALFFGAELQGMFSAQVVPNDEVVSLEEGKKIFAFSDEILQASRAKPFLALSREIFGQELLTHDRTFLFNETASWHQVYDISTVGHEYGHILWCDEQTESVMNKTGNFKNIEEFKATTGGLISYFLDTNTDESHLKEQVLSDLVKRSVGLIGWMEVDEVQPYYCEGLIHLNGLFDTGVLTWDENNKKLNIDLSDEKYEELRKWYIVNYTALAKHYLDKLDATKFLNLYATKVGKYFMPNNEKISSFVKYYFKRYQDIGQEIDTVDKKSNYLK, from the coding sequence ACTTGTTACTAGACTTGTAGGATTAAGAGATGATTCTTTAGTTCAAGTTCTAAAAAAACTTGAAAAAAATGAAAAAGAAATAATTGAACTTCAAGAAAAAGCTTATAATTTTGTAAAAGAGTATTGGCATGAAAATCATACAAAACTAATAGATTTAATAGTTCAAAATAAATTATTAACACCTTTTTATCAAGAAATATTTATTGGTGTTTATAATGTGGGACTTCAAATGTCAGCATGGCAAACAACATGGACTTCACATATTATAAACGGAATCAATAAAGAATTGCTTGCTAAATTTGATGGAAATGAAGAAAAAGTTATGGAATATCTTGAAAATGAAAAGCTTTTAGATTTAGGACATGGTGGAATTATTGCTGATAGATGTTATTCAGCGTTAGTAAAAGATGGTGATAAATATAAATCACAAGCTTATATTAAAGCCTTTAAAAAAGAAACAACTGAAGTAGTAGATGCCCTAGAAGAGTTTGCTGATAAACTAATCGAACTTGAAGATGATATTTATAATCAAAAATGGGATTATGTTTTATATATTCAAGCACTTATAAAAGCATTTTCTGAAGATAGAACAGATGAACTTGTATCAAAATGGGCAGATGTTGATAGAGCTTGGATGAAGATAAAAACACCAATTCAAATAGGTCATCCTTTAGAATATTACGAAGATCACTTTAGAAAAGCTGTTGCACTTGAATGGGATATAAGACTAACTAATCCCAAATTTGCTCAAAATGACCATAGGGTAAATAAAATAAAAGATTCATTTACAAAAATTTATAATAGTTTTGAATCAAATGAGAAATATGAGAAAATTTATAATTTCTCTTTAAAATCACTTGATAAAGTTCAACTTTATGTAGGACGACCTGCACTATTTTTTGGAGCAGAATTACAAGGGATGTTTTCAGCGCAAGTTGTACCAAATGATGAAGTAGTATCTTTAGAAGAAGGTAAAAAAATCTTTGCATTTTCTGATGAAATTTTACAAGCAAGCAGAGCTAAACCATTTTTAGCTTTAAGTAGAGAAATCTTTGGACAAGAACTATTAACTCATGATAGAACATTTTTATTTAATGAAACTGCATCTTGGCATCAAGTATATGATATAAGTACTGTAGGACACGAATATGGACATATATTATGGTGTGATGAGCAAACAGAATCTGTTATGAATAAAACAGGGAATTTTAAAAATATAGAAGAGTTCAAAGCAACAACAGGAGGACTTATTTCATATTTCTTAGATACAAATACAGATGAATCACATCTAAAAGAGCAAGTTTTAAGTGACCTTGTAAAAAGAAGTGTAGGATTAATTGGATGGATGGAAGTTGACGAAGTTCAACCATATTATTGTGAAGGATTAATTCATTTAAATGGTTTATTTGATACAGGTGTATTAACTTGGGATGAAAATAATAAAAAGTTGAATATAGATTTAAGTGATGAAAAATATGAAGAATTAAGAAAATGGTATATAGTAAATTATACAGCTTTAGCAAAACACTATTTAGATAAATTAGATGCTACAAAATTCTTAAATTTATACGCTACAAAAGTTGGAAAATATTTTATGCCAAATAATGAAAAAATTTCTTCTTTTGTAAAATATTATTTCAAAAGATACCAAGATATAGGACAAGAGATAGATACAGTTGATAAAAAAAGCAATTATTTGAAATAA
- a CDS encoding NAD-dependent epimerase/dehydratase family protein, whose amino-acid sequence MLNILVTGAKGFIGKNLLNALKNNKNINILEFDRSNTIEDLEKLISKCDFIFHLAGEVRPKSSDEEFKKSNILLTKNILDILEKQNKIVPILLASSIHSKLLLNEYGKTKRVAELLIEEYSKEKKINCFIYRLHHVFGEGCKENYNSVISTWMYNSIKNLDIIVFDRNIEMHYVYIQDVINEFVSKLEINDAKETYFEVESIFDTTLGEVVDFINEFKLNILNENYKIENNDFKQKLFQTYQDYYRKLNA is encoded by the coding sequence TTGCTTAATATTTTAGTTACGGGGGCAAAAGGTTTTATTGGTAAAAACTTACTTAATGCGCTAAAAAACAATAAAAATATTAATATCTTAGAGTTTGATAGAAGTAATACAATTGAAGATTTAGAAAAATTAATTTCTAAATGTGATTTTATTTTTCATCTAGCAGGAGAAGTAAGACCAAAAAGTAGTGATGAAGAGTTTAAAAAATCAAATATTTTATTAACTAAAAATATATTAGATATTTTAGAAAAACAAAACAAAATCGTACCTATTTTATTAGCCTCTTCAATACATTCAAAGTTATTATTAAATGAATATGGTAAAACAAAGAGAGTCGCTGAATTATTAATTGAAGAGTATTCAAAAGAAAAGAAAATAAATTGTTTTATATATAGACTTCACCATGTATTTGGAGAAGGTTGTAAAGAAAATTATAACTCTGTAATAAGCACTTGGATGTACAATAGCATCAAGAATTTAGATATAATTGTATTTGATAGAAATATTGAAATGCATTATGTATATATTCAAGATGTAATAAATGAATTTGTATCGAAATTAGAAATAAATGACGCTAAAGAAACATACTTCGAAGTTGAATCAATATTTGATACAACACTAGGAGAAGTAGTAGATTTTATAAATGAATTTAAGTTAAATATTCTAAATGAGAATTACAAAATTGAAAATAATGATTTTAAACAAAAGCTATTCCAAACATATCAAGATTATTACAGGAAATTAAATGCTTAA
- a CDS encoding glycosyltransferase family 2 protein has translation MTNEPKIGLVTVLYNSIEVLEDFFQSLVNQSYKNFILYVIDNSPNDDVLNEAIRLSNKFNINSVFINNNANLGVAKGNNQGIEQSLKDNCEYVLLLNNDIEFAQDTIKDLVEYTVKNDVSIIVPKIHYHNTNKIWTAGGHISKLKGTSPHRGELEEDVGQYENIEYVNYAPTCFMMIKKEVFEKVGLMDEKYFVYYDDSDFIYRTNENGYKIVYFPKAVVAHKVSVSTGGSESLFFIYYVTRNRIYFIRKNLPFIYKLISLPYFFLTRMVKYKSYNQEQRKTLIKAIKDSFKL, from the coding sequence TTGACTAATGAGCCTAAAATAGGACTGGTTACAGTTTTATATAATAGTATAGAAGTATTAGAAGATTTTTTCCAAAGCTTAGTAAATCAAAGCTATAAAAACTTTATATTATATGTTATTGATAACTCACCAAATGATGATGTACTTAATGAAGCCATAAGATTATCAAATAAATTTAATATTAATTCAGTTTTTATAAATAATAATGCAAATCTTGGTGTTGCTAAAGGTAATAATCAAGGAATAGAACAGTCATTAAAAGATAACTGTGAATATGTATTATTATTGAATAATGATATTGAATTTGCTCAAGATACAATTAAAGATTTAGTTGAATATACAGTAAAAAATGATGTATCAATAATAGTGCCAAAAATACATTACCACAATACAAATAAAATATGGACAGCAGGTGGTCACATATCTAAATTAAAAGGAACATCTCCTCATAGAGGTGAACTTGAAGAAGATGTTGGTCAATATGAAAATATCGAATATGTAAATTATGCACCAACTTGTTTTATGATGATTAAAAAAGAAGTTTTTGAAAAAGTTGGATTAATGGATGAAAAATATTTCGTTTATTATGATGATAGTGATTTTATTTATAGAACAAATGAAAATGGATATAAAATTGTATATTTCCCAAAAGCTGTAGTTGCACATAAAGTAAGTGTTAGTACAGGAGGAAGTGAAAGTCTATTTTTTATTTATTATGTAACTAGAAATAGAATCTATTTTATAAGAAAAAACTTACCTTTTATCTATAAGCTGATTAGCTTACCTTATTTCTTTTTAACAAGAATGGTTAAATATAAATCATACAATCAAGAACAAAGAAAAACATTAATAAAAGCAATCAAAGATTCATTTAAACTATAA
- a CDS encoding ankyrin repeat domain-containing protein has protein sequence MEAILEEEQRRYEELQVFALDFARQGKTQDLKAMLEAKMPINLCDHKGNSLLMLASYNGNLETTQLLVDMGADVDKKNDRGQTPLAGVCFKGYLDIVKVLVKAGANIYENNGMGTTPIMFASMFGNYEIVKYLNKENSNYKTKFYLLISKIFAIIKNIFKKGK, from the coding sequence ATGGAAGCTATATTAGAAGAAGAACAAAGAAGATATGAAGAACTTCAGGTTTTTGCACTTGATTTTGCAAGACAAGGGAAAACTCAAGATTTAAAAGCAATGCTAGAAGCTAAAATGCCTATAAATTTATGTGATCATAAAGGAAATTCTCTTTTAATGTTAGCTTCATACAATGGAAATTTAGAAACAACACAACTCTTAGTTGATATGGGTGCAGATGTTGATAAAAAGAACGATAGAGGACAAACACCACTTGCAGGTGTTTGTTTTAAAGGTTATTTAGACATCGTAAAAGTTCTAGTAAAAGCAGGTGCAAATATTTATGAAAACAATGGAATGGGAACTACTCCTATTATGTTTGCTTCGATGTTTGGGAATTATGAAATAGTAAAATATTTAAATAAAGAAAATAGTAATTATAAGACAAAATTTTATTTATTAATATCTAAAATTTTTGCTATCATTAAAAATATTTTTAAAAAAGGGAAATAA
- a CDS encoding catalase, with translation MKKVMTTTAGNPISDNQNSMTAGPRGPVLMQDYQLIEKLAHQNRERIPERVVHAKGSGAFGVLEITEDISKYTKAKVLQKGETTKMLLRFSTVAGEKGAADAERDVRGYALKFYTREGNWDLVGNNTPVFFIRDAYKFPDFIHTQKRHPQTNLRSNTAAWDFWSLSPESLHQVTILMSDRGIPKSYRHVNGYGSHTYSLINASGERFWVKFHFKTLQGIETITNKEAEAIVAKDRESNQRDLFENIQAGNFPKWSFEIQIMTNEEAKNCSFDPFDLTKVWPHGDYPMIKVGTMTLNENPKNYFNEIEQASFSPSNVVPGVSFSPDKMLQARIFSYPDAHRYRVGTHYEMLPVNRPIVDVNTYHADGSMNYEIKEPTDAYYEPNSFGGAVEDASFAEPAFETGDMADRYNHRDGNNDFVQVTALFNLMSDNQKEQLFSNIAEAMGGVPRNIVDRQLALFEQVHKDYAAGVKKALGI, from the coding sequence ATGAAAAAAGTTATGACAACAACTGCTGGTAATCCAATTTCAGATAATCAAAACTCTATGACAGCAGGACCTAGAGGTCCTGTTTTAATGCAAGACTACCAATTAATAGAAAAATTAGCTCACCAAAATAGAGAAAGAATTCCAGAAAGGGTAGTTCATGCCAAAGGAAGTGGAGCTTTTGGAGTTCTTGAAATTACTGAAGATATTTCAAAATATACAAAAGCAAAAGTTTTACAAAAAGGTGAAACTACAAAAATGCTACTTAGATTCTCAACTGTTGCAGGTGAGAAAGGTGCTGCTGATGCTGAAAGAGATGTAAGAGGTTATGCTCTTAAATTTTATACACGTGAAGGTAATTGGGATTTAGTTGGTAATAATACTCCTGTATTTTTCATAAGAGATGCATATAAATTTCCTGATTTTATTCACACGCAAAAAAGACATCCACAAACAAATTTAAGATCAAACACTGCTGCTTGGGATTTCTGGTCATTAAGTCCTGAATCTTTACATCAAGTAACTATTCTTATGTCTGATAGAGGAATTCCAAAATCATATAGACATGTAAATGGATATGGTTCTCATACTTATAGTTTAATTAATGCAAGTGGTGAGAGATTTTGGGTTAAATTCCATTTTAAAACTCTTCAAGGAATTGAAACTATTACAAATAAAGAAGCTGAAGCTATTGTTGCAAAAGATAGAGAATCAAATCAAAGGGATTTATTTGAAAATATTCAAGCTGGTAATTTTCCAAAATGGAGTTTTGAAATTCAAATTATGACAAATGAAGAAGCTAAAAACTGTAGCTTTGATCCATTTGATTTAACAAAAGTTTGGCCACATGGTGATTATCCTATGATAAAAGTAGGAACAATGACTTTAAATGAAAATCCAAAAAACTATTTTAATGAAATTGAACAAGCTTCATTTTCTCCATCGAATGTAGTTCCTGGAGTTAGTTTCTCACCTGATAAAATGTTACAAGCTAGAATCTTTTCATATCCAGATGCTCATAGATATAGAGTAGGAACACATTATGAAATGTTGCCTGTTAATAGACCTATAGTTGATGTTAATACTTATCATGCTGATGGATCTATGAATTATGAAATTAAAGAGCCTACAGATGCTTATTATGAGCCAAATAGCTTTGGTGGAGCTGTAGAAGATGCAAGTTTTGCAGAACCTGCATTTGAAACAGGTGATATGGCTGATAGATATAATCACAGAGATGGGAATAATGATTTTGTACAAGTAACAGCTTTATTTAATTTAATGAGTGATAATCAAAAAGAGCAGTTATTCTCTAATATTGCTGAAGCAATGGGTGGAGTTCCAAGAAACATAGTTGATAGACAACTTGCACTTTTTGAACAAGTTCATAAAGATTATGCAGCTGGAGTTAAAAAAGCTTTAGGAATCTAA
- a CDS encoding MlaD family protein produces MSEIVKQEIEQVVYKPKIEQKKPVSFIWVLPLIILGVLGWIAYESYMKKGTNITVIFKSAEGLKEGVTPLEYKGLQLGKVTEISMHEDLKSVKVNILVKKEVAKYVANESSQFWIRKPTISLTKISGLSTLISGHKIELSPKFKKEEDYNSTNEQLFFEGLDTQPNDEYEDNGYYISLIANDKDNVEIGTPIFYNKFQIGEIISKEFKYEKVFLSAYIYDKFNYLVNQSSKFVINEALKVNYGASGLNIEVGSLYSALVGGVTVVTPNKDAKKIEKEEVYTLFAKKDDLRKKEYFHINFEKANGIEENSAIIYKGIEIGRILTVGLQNEILQTKAYVYDDYRYLLTNNTKFFVEEPTVSIEGVENLGNIVKGNFVSLVYKEGTFNNIFKAIDKKDINKNNRSIKLELYSDSLNSISEKSKIYYKNIEVGKVDSYSLTSNLQKVKIVVSIDDQYKDLINDHILFYDMSSKLVEMKALDLNINYSGVEPLLNGAIGIVGEKRSEKLTKKEFKLYSSFKDVEKLKKVYNTGITIDAFFDNDFEIKPNMAIIYKNQEIGFVKDIDFDDRRSTVRLFIYTPFQKYITKKSRFYKKGIVNLKASLSGVLFEVDNFTSLLEGSIHLDTDSPITYNNYEVFSSEDAMKNSSNSISIVFDDVEGVQENFSQLTYKGVNVGKVTKVSLNKDQKVEVKAIIYDDYASFAKEGTIYYLKKPRISLQEIANAGSTVMAVNIGVIKSTSANTQTKFDGLKDQPSVEKSHFGTVFQVEDSTASSVNVDAPVYYKNVQIGKVSKVDLSSDGSKVIVDCLIDDKYKKFVRKNSEFYDISGFEMKFSIFSGSKIESNTFTSILKGGIVVVTPYEYNEIASSKDKFILNKTLREDWKSISPSIK; encoded by the coding sequence ATGAGTGAAATAGTTAAACAAGAGATAGAACAAGTAGTTTATAAACCAAAGATAGAACAAAAAAAACCAGTGTCTTTTATTTGGGTTTTACCTTTAATTATATTAGGAGTTTTAGGCTGGATTGCCTATGAATCTTATATGAAGAAAGGAACAAATATAACTGTTATTTTCAAAAGTGCAGAAGGCTTAAAAGAGGGTGTTACTCCTTTAGAATACAAAGGACTACAACTTGGAAAAGTTACGGAAATTAGTATGCATGAAGATTTAAAAAGTGTAAAAGTAAATATTCTTGTAAAAAAAGAAGTTGCTAAATATGTTGCAAATGAAAGTTCGCAATTTTGGATAAGAAAACCAACAATATCTTTAACAAAAATTTCAGGACTAAGTACATTAATTTCAGGACATAAAATAGAATTATCTCCAAAATTTAAAAAAGAAGAAGATTATAATAGTACTAATGAACAGTTATTTTTTGAGGGATTAGATACTCAACCAAATGACGAGTATGAAGATAATGGATACTATATATCTTTAATTGCAAACGATAAAGACAATGTTGAAATTGGGACTCCAATCTTTTATAATAAATTTCAAATCGGTGAGATTATTTCAAAAGAGTTTAAGTATGAAAAAGTTTTTTTAAGTGCATATATATATGATAAATTTAATTATTTAGTAAACCAAAGTTCAAAATTTGTTATAAATGAAGCATTAAAAGTAAATTATGGAGCAAGTGGATTAAACATTGAAGTTGGCTCTTTATACTCAGCATTAGTAGGTGGAGTTACAGTTGTTACACCAAATAAAGATGCAAAGAAAATAGAAAAAGAAGAAGTTTATACACTATTTGCAAAAAAAGATGATTTGCGAAAAAAAGAGTATTTTCATATTAACTTTGAAAAAGCAAATGGAATAGAAGAAAATAGTGCAATTATTTATAAAGGTATTGAAATAGGGCGAATATTAACAGTAGGCTTACAAAATGAAATTCTACAAACAAAAGCCTATGTTTATGATGATTATAGATATTTACTTACAAATAACACTAAGTTTTTTGTTGAAGAGCCAACTGTTTCTATTGAAGGAGTTGAAAATCTTGGAAATATAGTAAAAGGAAACTTTGTATCTTTAGTTTATAAAGAAGGAACCTTTAATAATATTTTTAAAGCTATTGATAAAAAAGATATAAATAAAAATAATAGATCAATTAAGTTAGAACTTTATAGTGATAGCCTAAATTCTATTAGTGAAAAATCAAAAATATATTATAAAAATATTGAAGTGGGGAAAGTTGATAGTTATAGTTTAACTTCAAATTTACAAAAAGTAAAAATTGTAGTTTCTATTGATGATCAATATAAAGATTTAATAAATGACCATATACTTTTTTATGATATGAGTTCAAAATTAGTTGAAATGAAAGCTTTAGATTTAAATATAAATTATAGTGGAGTTGAACCTTTATTAAATGGGGCTATTGGAATTGTTGGTGAAAAAAGAAGTGAAAAATTAACAAAAAAAGAGTTTAAACTTTATAGCTCATTCAAAGACGTTGAAAAATTAAAAAAAGTGTATAACACTGGAATTACAATAGATGCATTTTTTGATAATGATTTTGAAATCAAACCTAATATGGCAATAATTTATAAAAATCAAGAAATAGGATTTGTAAAAGATATAGATTTTGATGATAGAAGATCAACAGTTAGATTATTTATTTATACTCCATTTCAAAAATATATTACTAAAAAAAGTAGATTTTATAAAAAGGGAATTGTAAATTTAAAAGCTAGTTTAAGTGGTGTTTTATTTGAAGTTGATAATTTCACTTCGCTTTTAGAAGGCTCAATTCATCTTGATACAGATTCTCCTATAACTTATAATAATTATGAAGTTTTCTCAAGTGAAGATGCTATGAAAAATTCATCAAATAGTATTAGTATTGTTTTTGATGATGTTGAAGGTGTTCAAGAAAACTTTTCACAACTTACATACAAAGGTGTAAATGTAGGGAAAGTTACAAAAGTATCATTAAATAAAGATCAAAAAGTTGAAGTAAAAGCAATTATATATGATGATTATGCCTCTTTTGCTAAAGAAGGAACAATCTATTATTTAAAAAAACCAAGAATTTCGCTACAAGAAATTGCAAATGCAGGCTCAACTGTAATGGCTGTAAATATAGGTGTAATCAAAAGTACAAGTGCGAATACACAAACAAAATTTGATGGATTAAAAGATCAACCTTCTGTTGAAAAATCTCATTTTGGTACAGTTTTCCAAGTAGAAGATAGTACAGCATCAAGTGTAAATGTTGATGCTCCTGTTTATTATAAAAATGTTCAAATAGGAAAAGTAAGTAAAGTTGATTTAAGTAGTGATGGATCAAAAGTTATTGTTGACTGTTTAATTGATGATAAATATAAAAAATTTGTTCGAAAAAACTCTGAATTCTATGACATAAGTGGTTTTGAAATGAAATTCTCAATTTTTTCTGGTTCAAAAATTGAATCAAATACTTTTACTAGTATATTAAAAGGTGGAATTGTAGTTGTTACTCCTTATGAATATAATGAAATTGCAAGTTCTAAAGATAAATTTATTTTAAATAAAACATTAAGGGAAGATTGGAAAAGTATAAGCCCAAGTATTAAATAA
- a CDS encoding paraquat-inducible protein A, which produces MVLISCKNCHKMYEKENYDEFVCTRCKHKVKRRISYSLQTSIALTICAILLYIPAMLYPMMEVTKLGVKVESTILEGVISFLEYKSYFIAFVVFAASVVIPIIKLAGLLFIFISLEINIKMENKTKVKIFKFIEAIGKWSMIDIYVVAILASVIQLDEIFNIKGGIAATSFALMVVLTMIAAHRFDTRIIWDE; this is translated from the coding sequence ATGGTTTTAATATCTTGTAAAAATTGTCATAAAATGTATGAAAAAGAAAATTATGACGAATTTGTATGCACAAGATGCAAGCATAAAGTTAAGCGAAGAATTAGCTACTCTTTACAAACATCAATAGCACTTACAATTTGTGCAATTTTACTATATATCCCTGCTATGCTTTATCCTATGATGGAAGTTACTAAGCTTGGAGTTAAAGTTGAAAGTACAATTTTAGAAGGGGTTATTAGTTTCTTAGAGTATAAAAGTTACTTTATAGCTTTTGTGGTATTTGCAGCAAGTGTTGTGATACCTATAATAAAACTAGCAGGATTACTTTTTATTTTTATATCATTAGAAATAAATATAAAAATGGAAAATAAAACAAAAGTTAAAATCTTTAAATTTATAGAAGCTATTGGAAAATGGTCAATGATTGATATTTATGTTGTTGCAATTTTAGCTTCAGTTATACAGTTAGATGAGATTTTTAATATCAAAGGGGGAATTGCTGCGACCTCTTTTGCTTTGATGGTAGTATTAACAATGATAGCAGCACATAGATTTGATACAAGGATTATTTGGGATGAGTGA
- a CDS encoding paraquat-inducible protein A: MHKNINTIVECYSCGLFIKKELKTNLVQRCPRCNTKLSGSKKHSKDSLYFAISSLLLFGVLNIYPIMSLNINDTELRASLIGTVSILLEQNFFFVAVIVFFTIIVAPILNSLVIILSFIQSKTKIKFFTKTLLHDSFHFFQHWGFIEVFVVSIIVTYIKLIGLVNSTKFDIGFYVMLAYVFCFYMSNKRFEGKSVFGE, encoded by the coding sequence ATGCATAAAAATATAAATACAATTGTAGAGTGCTATAGTTGTGGCTTATTTATAAAAAAAGAATTAAAAACAAATTTAGTACAACGATGTCCTAGATGTAATACAAAATTAAGTGGAAGTAAAAAACATTCAAAAGATTCTTTATATTTTGCTATTTCATCACTTCTTTTATTTGGAGTACTAAATATTTATCCAATTATGTCACTAAATATAAATGATACAGAATTACGAGCTTCATTGATTGGAACAGTGTCTATTTTACTCGAGCAAAACTTCTTTTTTGTAGCTGTGATTGTATTTTTTACAATTATTGTAGCTCCAATATTGAATTCTCTTGTAATAATACTTTCATTTATACAATCAAAAACGAAAATTAAGTTTTTTACAAAAACTTTGCTCCATGATAGTTTTCATTTCTTTCAACATTGGGGATTTATTGAAGTTTTTGTAGTAAGTATAATTGTTACGTATATTAAACTTATTGGATTAGTAAATTCAACAAAATTTGATATTGGCTTTTATGTTATGTTAGCATATGTTTTTTGTTTTTATATGTCTAATAAACGATTTGAGGGAAAAAGTGTTTTTGGAGAATAG